The following coding sequences are from one Seonamhaeicola sp. ML3 window:
- the bioD gene encoding dethiobiotin synthase — MKTYFITGISTDVGKTVASAIITEALEADYWKPVQAGDLDNCDTKKVQRLVPNSKSKFYPNAFALNTPMSPHAAAEIDGVSVEVSKIKRPETTNNLVIEGAGGLLVPINDNETIFDLIKPDDKVIVVSRHYLGSINHSLLTINAIKEKGFKVAVLFSGDEHPSTESIIKKMTDVNVIGRIDEEPYFDQNVVKEYADSFRGGLKNL; from the coding sequence ATGAAGACATATTTTATAACAGGAATTTCAACTGACGTTGGAAAAACGGTAGCTTCGGCTATTATTACAGAGGCTTTAGAAGCCGATTATTGGAAACCGGTGCAGGCTGGTGATTTAGATAATTGTGACACAAAAAAAGTTCAGAGATTGGTGCCAAATTCTAAATCTAAATTTTACCCCAATGCTTTTGCCTTAAATACACCTATGAGTCCGCATGCTGCAGCCGAAATTGATGGTGTTTCAGTTGAAGTTTCTAAGATTAAACGTCCAGAAACCACCAATAATCTGGTGATTGAAGGCGCCGGCGGATTGTTAGTTCCCATTAATGATAATGAAACGATTTTTGATTTAATTAAACCTGATGATAAAGTCATTGTAGTATCACGTCATTATTTGGGAAGCATCAATCATAGTTTGCTAACCATAAATGCGATTAAGGAAAAGGGTTTTAAGGTAGCAGTCTTATTTAGTGGAGATGAACATCCTTCTACCGAAAGCATCATTAAAAAAATGACTGATGTTAATGTGATAGGAAGAATTGATGAAGAACCTTATTTTGATCAAAATGTGGTAAAGGAATATGCTGATAGTTTCAGAGGTGGCTTGAAAAATTTATAA
- a CDS encoding beta-ketoacyl synthase N-terminal-like domain-containing protein codes for MQKPISITAVFSISSLGKDQDEVWNNYLQSKSFTTEKAFQDKSVAVASIPNEAKAAIESLRQSDSKYKSLDDSVLYAIYTSRKAIEQAGWDATDNFGINIGSSRGATSLFEDYYKGFLENNKAETLSSPTTTLGNIASWVAHDLQTQGPEISHSITCSTALHAMLNGIAWINSGMCNKFLVGGSEAPLTPFTIAQMQALKIYSRSKSDFPCQALNLNKKENTMILGEGAAMVCLEEGQKDNALATVQGIGYATEILKHNISISSDAQCFQRSMKMALGDISPEDIDIVVMHAPGTIKGDISEFKAIEKVFCNKMPALTTNKWKVGHTFGASGTLSLELAILMLKHQNFVGVPYLEEQKQPEKIKNILINAVGFGGNAVTIFLSK; via the coding sequence ATGCAAAAGCCAATTTCAATTACAGCTGTTTTTTCTATTTCTTCCTTAGGAAAAGACCAAGATGAGGTTTGGAACAACTATCTTCAAAGTAAGTCTTTTACAACTGAAAAAGCTTTCCAAGATAAGAGCGTAGCGGTGGCTTCCATTCCAAATGAAGCTAAAGCAGCAATTGAAAGTTTAAGACAATCAGATAGTAAGTATAAATCTCTGGATGATTCCGTTCTGTACGCCATTTATACTTCCAGAAAAGCCATTGAACAGGCAGGCTGGGATGCTACCGATAACTTCGGAATTAATATTGGCTCATCTCGAGGGGCAACGTCACTTTTCGAAGATTATTATAAAGGCTTTTTAGAAAACAATAAGGCAGAAACTTTAAGTTCGCCCACTACGACTTTAGGTAATATTGCCTCCTGGGTGGCGCACGATTTACAAACGCAAGGACCGGAAATTAGCCATTCCATCACGTGTTCAACTGCTTTGCATGCCATGCTTAATGGTATCGCTTGGATAAACTCTGGCATGTGCAATAAATTTTTGGTAGGAGGGAGCGAAGCACCTTTAACACCATTCACAATAGCTCAGATGCAAGCCTTAAAAATATATTCAAGGAGTAAAAGTGATTTTCCTTGCCAAGCATTAAATCTTAACAAAAAGGAGAATACCATGATTCTGGGAGAAGGTGCTGCTATGGTTTGTTTAGAGGAAGGACAAAAAGATAACGCCTTGGCCACAGTGCAAGGTATTGGTTATGCTACCGAAATTCTTAAACACAATATTTCGATTTCAAGTGATGCACAGTGTTTTCAGCGTTCCATGAAAATGGCTTTAGGTGATATATCTCCAGAAGATATTGATATTGTTGTGATGCACGCCCCAGGAACCATCAAGGGCGATATAAGTGAATTCAAGGCCATTGAAAAAGTTTTCTGTAACAAAATGCCTGCTTTAACTACAAATAAATGGAAAGTAGGTCACACCTTTGGCGCTTCAGGAACTTTAAGCTTAGAATTGGCCATTCTAATGTTAAAGCATCAAAATTTTGTAGGAGTCCCTTATTTAGAGGAACAAAAACAACCTGAAAAAATCAAAAATATACTAATTAATGCCGTTGGTTTTGGAGGGAATGCTGTGACTATTTTTCTTTCAAAATAA
- a CDS encoding helix-turn-helix transcriptional regulator produces MPIVVNLDVMLAKRKMKSKELAEIIGITEANLSILKSGKAKAVRFSTLEAICKALDCQPADILECIEE; encoded by the coding sequence ATGCCCATAGTTGTAAACTTAGATGTTATGCTAGCCAAGCGAAAAATGAAGAGTAAAGAGCTTGCGGAAATTATAGGCATTACAGAAGCGAACCTTTCCATCTTAAAATCGGGCAAAGCCAAAGCCGTAAGGTTTTCTACTTTAGAAGCTATCTGTAAAGCGCTCGATTGTCAACCAGCAGACATTTTAGAGTGCATTGAAGAATAA
- a CDS encoding type II toxin-antitoxin system RelE/ParE family toxin yields the protein MVYQIELSDEAKVNINEASEYYLKISKALHDKFIADVVKTIDGLQDKPLHFQIRYRSIRIAHTNVFPFGVHFIIESATIRILKILHHKQYYK from the coding sequence ATGGTCTATCAAATTGAGCTGTCTGATGAAGCTAAAGTAAACATTAACGAAGCTTCTGAATATTATTTAAAAATTTCCAAAGCATTACATGACAAGTTTATTGCCGATGTGGTAAAAACCATAGATGGACTACAAGACAAACCATTACACTTTCAAATTAGATATAGAAGCATAAGGATTGCACATACAAATGTATTTCCCTTTGGTGTTCATTTTATAATTGAATCGGCTACTATAAGAATACTCAAAATTCTTCATCACAAACAATACTACAAATAA
- a CDS encoding DUF3157 family protein: MKSIVYALVFLFSFVSFSQDNHIVKTEDGRRVLLKADFTWEYIDLVKPEPTKQKEKEIEKPISSNENSCSLSANYTEPELNKKVQNQLKKGRATIAHVKKKVAKDFNCDVKDVILLLASETKEKGTYKFCVNGTKTVYKRTGHNIAKKLKLF, encoded by the coding sequence ATGAAATCCATTGTTTATGCTTTAGTATTCCTATTTTCTTTTGTCAGTTTCTCTCAAGACAATCACATCGTTAAAACCGAAGACGGTCGTCGTGTACTACTCAAAGCAGATTTTACTTGGGAATATATTGATTTGGTAAAACCAGAACCAACTAAACAAAAAGAAAAAGAGATTGAAAAACCAATTTCTTCTAATGAGAATTCTTGTAGCTTATCAGCTAACTACACAGAACCGGAATTGAACAAAAAGGTTCAGAATCAATTAAAAAAAGGGCGTGCAACCATTGCTCACGTTAAAAAGAAGGTTGCTAAAGATTTTAATTGCGATGTTAAAGATGTCATCCTTCTATTGGCTTCAGAAACAAAAGAAAAAGGCACCTATAAGTTTTGCGTAAACGGCACTAAGACTGTTTACAAACGTACCGGACACAATATTGCAAAAAAATTGAAGCTTTTTTAA
- a CDS encoding LexA family transcriptional regulator — translation MILHKSTNLTFFTPEDTNENLGALFFDAGISAGFPSPAEDFKEQRLSLDKELIKNKEATFFARVSGQSMIDAGLDDNDLLVIDRSLEPENNKIAVCFLDGEFTVKRLRVQGDEVWLKPENPNYPIIKVTPENSFVIWGIVTNVIKKV, via the coding sequence ATGATACTGCACAAATCTACAAACTTAACATTCTTTACTCCCGAAGACACAAACGAAAATCTTGGAGCCTTATTTTTCGATGCTGGAATTTCTGCAGGATTCCCATCTCCAGCCGAAGATTTTAAAGAACAACGCCTGTCTTTAGACAAAGAACTTATAAAGAACAAAGAGGCTACTTTTTTTGCACGTGTTAGCGGTCAATCCATGATAGACGCAGGGCTAGATGATAACGATTTACTGGTAATAGACCGAAGCCTTGAACCAGAAAACAATAAAATAGCCGTATGCTTCTTAGATGGCGAGTTTACTGTAAAGCGCTTAAGAGTTCAAGGTGATGAAGTTTGGCTAAAACCCGAAAATCCAAACTACCCCATTATTAAAGTTACTCCCGAAAACAGCTTCGTAATCTGGGGCATTGTTACCAATGTTATAAAAAAGGTATAA
- a CDS encoding CPBP family intramembrane glutamic endopeptidase translates to MKNLVTNPLNKIDLKACAIDLAIYITILFLAREIYIEKFGLIASVLIGSFIALAAATWRMKVRRISWKDLGLCKPKSWKRTLIIAGLIIITCILSIILIEILKEIFPDLFSWETVNKVKKHKGGPRFGNLKENLPLFFSIIIFIWMESALEELIDRGFLMNWLERLFSKTPFTTVLAVIIQAALFGYRHSYDLSERSITVGILGFIMGLAYMYLGRNLWALIIAHCILNSFSMLERVF, encoded by the coding sequence ATGAAGAATCTTGTCACCAATCCGTTAAATAAAATTGATTTAAAAGCATGTGCTATCGATTTGGCCATTTACATCACCATCCTATTTCTAGCAAGAGAAATCTACATTGAAAAATTTGGACTAATTGCCAGTGTTTTAATAGGATCTTTTATCGCCTTGGCTGCTGCCACATGGAGGATGAAGGTTAGGCGTATTTCTTGGAAAGATTTGGGGTTATGTAAACCTAAGAGCTGGAAAAGAACCTTAATAATAGCGGGATTAATAATTATCACCTGTATCCTTTCAATAATACTAATTGAAATTTTAAAAGAGATTTTCCCAGATTTATTTAGCTGGGAAACTGTAAATAAGGTTAAAAAACATAAAGGTGGTCCAAGATTTGGAAATCTGAAGGAAAATCTTCCCTTATTCTTCTCCATCATAATTTTTATATGGATGGAGTCTGCGTTAGAAGAACTAATAGATAGAGGGTTCTTAATGAATTGGTTAGAACGATTATTCTCTAAAACACCATTTACAACAGTTTTAGCAGTTATAATTCAAGCTGCACTTTTTGGGTATCGCCATTCTTATGACTTATCAGAAAGATCAATAACCGTAGGTATATTGGGATTTATTATGGGTTTGGCATATATGTATCTAGGTCGGAATTTATGGGCTTTAATTATAGCGCACTGTATACTTAACTCTTTTTCAATGTTAGAAAGAGTCTTTTAA
- a CDS encoding Y-family DNA polymerase — protein MFALIDCNNFYASCERVFNPNLQGKPVAILSNNDGCVISRSDEAKALKLPMGAPIFKWESFCKANHITVLSSNYPLYGDMSNRVMKILEQFTPDVEVYSIDEAFVEFKGFKYIDLQDCGIEMRQRILKWTGIPTCVGMAPTKALSKIANKIARKFPKETGGVYVIDSEEKRLKALQWMPLEDVWGIGRGLHKRLKAKGCQKAIDFVNLSDSWVRNNFGTTGFKLKKDLEGIPQLELDEITAKRAIATTRSFDYTYSDFNYIKERIATFASSCAEKLRKQGSSCHVIYVTLSSDRHKKDVEQHRGSIVINLSYPTNSSLIISNEAVKAVTSIFKKGIKYKRAGVVVSGLVPTDNFQLNMFEKENPKHQPLMKSIDRLNTKYGDYKIKIANQDLERTWKMRQERLTPRYTTNIKDIIVVK, from the coding sequence ATGTTTGCATTAATAGATTGTAACAATTTCTATGCTTCTTGCGAACGTGTTTTTAACCCTAATTTACAAGGAAAACCTGTCGCTATTCTCTCTAATAACGATGGTTGTGTTATCTCACGAAGTGATGAAGCTAAAGCACTAAAACTGCCTATGGGAGCACCTATATTTAAATGGGAAAGCTTCTGTAAGGCAAACCATATTACTGTACTCTCTTCTAACTATCCACTTTACGGCGATATGAGTAACAGGGTTATGAAAATTCTTGAGCAGTTCACCCCCGATGTAGAAGTTTATAGTATCGACGAAGCTTTTGTTGAATTTAAAGGCTTTAAATACATTGATTTGCAAGACTGCGGTATTGAAATGCGACAGCGTATTTTAAAGTGGACTGGCATACCAACCTGCGTTGGCATGGCTCCCACTAAGGCACTCAGTAAAATAGCGAATAAAATTGCTCGTAAATTCCCAAAAGAAACAGGCGGGGTCTATGTTATAGATTCTGAAGAAAAACGCCTTAAAGCATTACAATGGATGCCACTAGAGGACGTTTGGGGTATTGGTCGGGGCTTGCATAAACGATTAAAAGCCAAAGGATGCCAAAAAGCCATTGACTTTGTAAACCTTTCCGATAGTTGGGTAAGGAACAACTTTGGCACAACAGGCTTTAAATTAAAAAAAGACCTAGAGGGCATCCCTCAATTAGAACTCGATGAAATCACTGCCAAAAGAGCTATTGCCACTACTCGTAGCTTCGATTATACTTATAGCGACTTTAATTATATAAAAGAACGTATTGCCACCTTCGCCTCTAGCTGTGCAGAAAAACTACGTAAGCAAGGCTCTAGCTGTCATGTTATCTATGTTACGTTAAGTAGCGATAGGCATAAGAAAGATGTAGAACAGCATCGTGGCAGCATCGTGATTAACCTTTCATACCCTACCAATTCATCATTGATTATTAGTAATGAAGCCGTGAAGGCCGTAACTTCTATTTTCAAAAAAGGAATTAAGTACAAAAGAGCTGGTGTAGTAGTATCTGGTTTGGTACCAACAGACAATTTTCAACTTAATATGTTCGAAAAAGAAAACCCTAAGCACCAACCTTTAATGAAGTCTATAGACCGTTTAAATACCAAATACGGAGATTATAAAATTAAAATTGCCAACCAAGATTTAGAACGTACCTGGAAAATGCGACAAGAACGGTTAACACCGAGATACACGACCAACATAAAAGATATTATTGTGGTAAAATAA
- the bioA gene encoding adenosylmethionine--8-amino-7-oxononanoate transaminase — MTLKERDKKHIWHPLTQHKLHPEAIAIVKAKDCVLYDEDGNEYIDAIASWYTCMYGHCNDYITDKVSAQMKQLDQVVFSGFTHEPAIKLSEELIKILPDNQEKVFFSDNGSTSVEIGIKMALQYHSNKDNKRNVLIAFEDGFHGDTFGAMSVSGLSVYNGPFEEFFITVERIPTPNGSNNLDVLNKLKSIIEKNKVAGFVYEPLVQGAAAMKMYDAHGLNDILSLCKENNIITIADEVMTGFGKTGTYFASHSIETKPDVICLSKALTGGLLPMAITTCTQEIYDAFYSDDIGKGLFHAHTYSANPIACTAALASVELLQSEVIQSNIKTIIESHKDFGAKIVNHPKVKSIRQTGVIFALDLDIEMERYGNLRDKLLNFFMGNGVFLRPLGQTIYIQAPYTISKKQLDKIYKTIEQALEIV, encoded by the coding sequence ATGACGCTAAAAGAACGTGATAAAAAACATATTTGGCACCCCTTAACGCAGCATAAGTTGCATCCAGAGGCCATTGCAATTGTAAAGGCAAAAGATTGCGTGCTTTATGATGAAGATGGTAATGAATATATAGATGCCATTGCGTCTTGGTACACCTGTATGTACGGGCATTGTAACGACTATATTACAGATAAAGTATCAGCCCAAATGAAGCAGCTTGATCAAGTTGTTTTTAGCGGATTTACCCATGAACCGGCCATTAAACTATCCGAAGAACTTATTAAAATTCTTCCTGATAATCAGGAGAAAGTGTTCTTCAGTGATAATGGTTCTACTTCGGTTGAGATAGGAATTAAAATGGCATTGCAATATCATTCCAATAAGGACAATAAACGTAATGTGCTAATTGCTTTTGAAGATGGTTTTCATGGTGACACTTTTGGCGCTATGAGTGTATCGGGTTTATCTGTTTACAACGGACCTTTCGAAGAGTTTTTTATAACTGTTGAACGTATTCCTACGCCAAATGGTTCAAATAATTTAGACGTTTTAAACAAGTTAAAAAGCATCATAGAAAAGAATAAAGTCGCGGGTTTTGTTTATGAACCGTTGGTTCAAGGAGCAGCTGCTATGAAAATGTATGATGCTCATGGATTAAACGACATTCTATCCCTTTGTAAAGAAAATAACATCATAACAATTGCCGATGAGGTTATGACCGGTTTTGGTAAAACAGGAACGTATTTTGCATCTCATTCAATAGAAACAAAGCCAGATGTTATTTGTTTAAGTAAGGCATTGACTGGAGGTTTATTACCCATGGCTATTACTACCTGCACTCAAGAAATATATGATGCCTTTTATAGCGATGATATTGGGAAAGGGCTTTTTCATGCCCATACCTATTCGGCAAATCCGATTGCATGCACTGCCGCCCTGGCCAGTGTGGAATTGTTGCAATCTGAAGTAATTCAAAGTAACATCAAAACAATAATTGAATCGCATAAAGATTTTGGAGCTAAAATTGTAAATCACCCTAAGGTAAAATCTATAAGACAAACCGGAGTTATTTTCGCTCTCGATTTAGACATTGAAATGGAGCGATACGGAAACCTTCGTGATAAACTTTTGAACTTCTTTATGGGTAATGGTGTTTTTCTTCGTCCGTTAGGTCAAACCATTTATATACAAGCGCCTTATACCATCTCGAAAAAGCAATTGGATAAAATTTATAAAACTATTGAGCAAGCACTAGAAATAGTCTAA
- a CDS encoding CPBP family intramembrane glutamic endopeptidase, with product MKQYLPQPVIRDLETQKKYRWQTAVTLLILFVVSAIVNIPFSKEIRRLKLKPGEIDPKLSEPIMNSIIEVGISSATLGIVFILLGVFTCRKTYLGTPNLTAIFSKTPKSKYFNKSVILSSILIGTLVAIILLGVFEIQKQIYPVVAVNNRPSGLFYILASFSGAISEEVVFRLGIMSLIVAIIQYLKEVEKPTNTMYWAGIILSSLLFGLIHIPMAGNFFEITAFTIAVTMVGNLITGITFGLIFWRWGLLNAILSHFVFDIVFHVIGTPFS from the coding sequence ATGAAGCAATATCTACCCCAACCAGTTATTAGAGACCTAGAAACTCAAAAAAAATACAGATGGCAAACAGCTGTAACGCTTTTAATCTTATTCGTAGTTAGCGCTATAGTCAATATCCCTTTTTCAAAAGAAATAAGAAGACTAAAGTTAAAACCCGGAGAAATTGACCCTAAACTGAGTGAACCTATTATGAATTCTATTATAGAAGTCGGTATATCTAGTGCTACTCTCGGTATCGTTTTTATCCTTCTTGGTGTTTTTACATGTAGGAAAACATATTTAGGCACTCCGAATCTTACAGCGATTTTTTCCAAAACGCCAAAATCAAAATATTTCAACAAAAGTGTTATCCTATCAAGTATTCTTATCGGGACTTTGGTAGCAATAATTTTACTAGGGGTATTTGAAATACAAAAACAAATATACCCTGTCGTTGCAGTAAACAATAGACCGTCAGGGTTATTTTACATTTTAGCGTCTTTTTCAGGGGCTATTTCCGAAGAAGTAGTGTTTAGACTGGGCATTATGTCTTTAATAGTAGCTATCATTCAATACTTAAAAGAAGTAGAAAAACCTACGAATACAATGTATTGGGCTGGTATTATTCTATCAAGTCTTTTGTTTGGTCTTATCCACATACCCATGGCTGGTAATTTTTTTGAAATAACTGCATTTACAATAGCTGTAACCATGGTTGGAAATTTAATAACTGGTATTACTTTTGGATTGATTTTTTGGAGATGGGGACTTTTAAATGCCATACTATCTCATTTTGTATTTGATATCGTTTTTCATGTTATAGGTACTCCTTTTAGCTAA
- a CDS encoding 8-amino-7-oxononanoate synthase — protein sequence MFPKRLQQKLDDRKANNALRSLKNQNNLIDFSSNDYLGFSNKESIYESAHKYLKDHKLAQNGATGSRLLSGNHPMYQILENVLANFHNCESALVFNSGYSANVGFFSCVPQRDDVVLYDEYSHASIRDGISMGNAKAYKFRHNDLEHLSEMLKRVQHDNVIYVVTESVFSMDGDSPDLKKLSELCKTHNAFLVIDEAHAVGVFGNQGEGLVQNLNLEHDVFARIVTFGKALGCHGAAVLGSEQLKQYLVNFSRSFIYTTALAPHTLATVQSAYSELMSTGERQQLLQNIVHFKNNVLNNNLQDIFIESHSAIHCCVISGNNNVKEIAEKLQIQGFDVKPILSPTVPQGQERLRFCLHSYNSEKEIANVLSLLATFVLSEANSVRQI from the coding sequence ATGTTTCCCAAAAGACTACAGCAAAAGTTAGACGACCGTAAAGCCAATAACGCTTTACGAAGCCTTAAAAACCAAAACAATCTTATTGATTTTTCATCTAATGATTATTTGGGGTTTTCAAATAAAGAGTCTATTTATGAAAGTGCACATAAGTATCTAAAAGACCATAAGCTGGCTCAAAATGGTGCCACAGGGTCTCGCTTATTATCAGGAAATCATCCCATGTACCAAATTCTAGAGAATGTTTTGGCAAATTTTCATAATTGTGAATCGGCTTTGGTTTTCAATTCGGGCTATAGTGCTAATGTGGGGTTCTTTTCCTGTGTTCCGCAGCGTGACGATGTGGTTCTGTATGATGAGTACAGTCATGCTTCTATAAGAGATGGGATTTCTATGGGAAATGCCAAAGCCTATAAATTTAGACATAACGATTTAGAGCATCTTTCTGAGATGCTGAAACGGGTTCAACATGACAACGTTATTTATGTGGTTACCGAATCTGTTTTTTCGATGGATGGTGACTCACCCGATTTGAAAAAGCTTTCAGAACTTTGTAAAACGCATAACGCTTTTTTGGTGATTGATGAGGCTCATGCCGTAGGTGTTTTTGGAAATCAAGGCGAGGGATTGGTACAAAACTTAAATTTAGAACATGATGTATTTGCGCGAATTGTAACCTTTGGTAAAGCACTGGGATGTCATGGTGCTGCTGTTTTGGGTAGTGAACAATTAAAGCAATATCTCGTCAACTTTAGTAGGAGTTTTATTTATACAACAGCATTAGCGCCACATACTTTGGCGACCGTTCAATCCGCTTATTCAGAGCTAATGTCTACGGGAGAGAGACAGCAATTGCTTCAAAATATAGTGCACTTTAAGAATAATGTTCTAAATAATAATCTTCAGGATATTTTTATAGAAAGCCACTCGGCAATTCATTGTTGTGTTATCTCTGGGAATAACAATGTAAAAGAAATTGCCGAAAAACTCCAAATCCAAGGGTTTGATGTAAAACCTATCTTGTCACCGACAGTGCCACAAGGGCAAGAAAGATTACGTTTTTGTTTACATAGTTATAATTCTGAAAAAGAAATAGCGAATGTTTTAAGCTTACTTGCTACTTTTGTCCTCTCTGAAGCAAATTCAGTACGGCAAATATGA
- a CDS encoding flotillin family protein, with product MKLLIAQEGLNLGFPIALIFGVLFIFLFLIILIRRYKRCPSDRILVVYGKVGGGKSAKCIHGGAAFILPVIQDYEYLDLTPISIEVNLVNALSKQNIRVNVPSRFTIGISTEPGIMQNAAERLLGLGQNEIQELAQEIIFGQLRLVVASMDIEEINSDRDKFLANISQSVESELKKVGLKLINVNITDIVDESGYIEALGKEAAAHAINAARKSVAEKNRDGAIGEANALQDERSQVAAANAQAVEGENTAKIAVANSDSLRRQREAEAERVAIAAEKVQSAKALEESYAAEKEAESARAERERSSQQADVIVPAEIEKRKAEIDAEAEAERIRRRAKGEADAILFKAQAEAEGLFEVLTKQAAGLDKIVQAAGNNSKDAVLLLIADKLPELVKTQAEAIKNIKIDKVTVWENGGSKDGKSSTANFLSGMYKSVPPLQEMFNMAGMQLPEYLKGADLKKDGEAISEKSKSNGVDSSEE from the coding sequence ATGAAATTACTGATCGCGCAGGAAGGTCTTAATCTAGGTTTTCCTATAGCCCTTATTTTTGGAGTATTATTTATATTCCTATTCTTAATCATTTTAATTAGACGTTACAAACGCTGTCCTTCAGACAGGATTTTGGTAGTCTATGGTAAAGTAGGCGGTGGTAAATCTGCTAAATGTATCCATGGTGGTGCAGCCTTTATTTTACCGGTAATTCAAGATTATGAGTATTTGGATTTAACCCCAATATCTATTGAGGTAAATCTTGTAAATGCCCTTTCAAAACAGAACATTCGTGTTAATGTGCCATCAAGATTTACCATTGGTATTTCTACAGAACCCGGCATCATGCAAAATGCGGCCGAGCGTTTACTTGGGTTAGGACAAAACGAAATCCAGGAATTGGCTCAGGAGATTATTTTCGGACAATTACGTTTGGTAGTAGCTTCCATGGATATTGAGGAAATCAACTCGGATAGAGATAAGTTTCTGGCCAATATTTCGCAATCTGTGGAGTCTGAGTTGAAGAAAGTAGGTCTTAAGCTAATCAACGTAAATATTACTGATATTGTTGATGAGTCCGGCTATATCGAAGCACTTGGTAAAGAAGCAGCCGCTCACGCCATAAACGCGGCTCGTAAATCGGTTGCAGAAAAGAATAGGGATGGAGCTATTGGTGAAGCTAATGCGCTTCAAGATGAGCGTTCACAAGTTGCCGCAGCTAATGCCCAAGCTGTTGAAGGTGAAAACACCGCTAAAATTGCCGTTGCGAATTCTGATTCGTTACGTAGACAACGTGAAGCTGAAGCAGAGCGTGTAGCTATTGCCGCAGAAAAAGTTCAGTCTGCAAAAGCATTAGAGGAGTCTTATGCTGCAGAAAAAGAAGCAGAATCTGCAAGAGCTGAAAGAGAACGTTCTTCACAACAAGCCGATGTTATCGTCCCCGCAGAAATTGAGAAACGTAAAGCTGAAATTGATGCCGAAGCTGAAGCGGAGAGAATTAGAAGACGAGCCAAAGGTGAGGCAGACGCTATTTTATTCAAAGCACAAGCCGAAGCCGAAGGGTTATTCGAAGTATTGACTAAACAAGCTGCTGGTCTCGACAAAATCGTTCAAGCGGCAGGTAATAACTCTAAAGATGCTGTGTTATTGTTAATAGCTGATAAATTACCAGAGTTAGTTAAAACTCAGGCTGAAGCTATCAAGAATATTAAAATTGATAAGGTTACGGTTTGGGAAAACGGTGGTAGTAAAGACGGCAAATCATCTACTGCTAATTTTCTTTCTGGAATGTATAAATCGGTACCGCCTTTACAAGAAATGTTCAATATGGCCGGTATGCAGTTACCAGAATATTTAAAAGGCGCCGACCTAAAAAAAGATGGAGAAGCAATTTCTGAAAAATCTAAATCAAATGGCGTAGATAGTTCTGAGGAATAA
- a CDS encoding GNAT family N-acetyltransferase, which yields MNLNIAYCKATCDEELHQILELQNINLLSNVPENEKQTEGFVTVHHDFDVLKAMNNDCAHTIAKYNNKVIGYALSMTKAFREDVDILKPMFQQIDMVTKPNLNYIVMGQICVDKNYRGQGVFRGLYKHMKDTFQNRFNAIITLIDVKNVRSINAHKAIGFKLLKNFPQGDKSLDLVILEI from the coding sequence ATGAACCTAAACATTGCTTATTGCAAAGCTACATGCGATGAAGAACTACATCAAATTTTAGAACTTCAAAACATAAATCTTCTTTCAAACGTTCCCGAAAACGAAAAGCAAACCGAAGGCTTTGTTACGGTGCATCATGACTTTGATGTTTTAAAAGCTATGAACAATGATTGCGCCCATACCATTGCAAAATATAACAACAAAGTTATTGGATATGCGCTATCCATGACCAAGGCGTTTCGAGAAGATGTTGACATTTTAAAACCTATGTTCCAACAAATTGATATGGTAACCAAACCCAACCTTAACTATATCGTTATGGGCCAAATCTGTGTCGATAAAAACTACAGGGGGCAAGGTGTTTTTAGGGGACTTTACAAACACATGAAAGACACATTTCAAAATCGGTTTAACGCCATTATCACCTTAATAGATGTGAAAAACGTACGCTCTATAAATGCCCATAAAGCCATTGGATTTAAACTTTTAAAGAACTTTCCGCAAGGCGATAAAAGTTTAGACCTCGTTATTTTAGAAATTTAA